In Streptosporangiales bacterium, one genomic interval encodes:
- a CDS encoding substrate-binding domain-containing protein, whose protein sequence is MKGRVAVTALALVTALSLTACGQEEQPKEPPKAEGKPTVCLVMKSLANEFFQDMQKGAEAHVKKRGDVELDVSGIQNETDVDGQVALIDKCITRQVQAIVLAPADSKALVQSVAKASKAGIKVVNIDVQLDPKALEQAGVKDVPYVGPDNRLGAKQSGLELAKAVGEGGKVVLLTGNPGADNAKQRELGFKDAVKEGKLELVSTKTAHWETDEANAIFGNMLTADRDIKGVMASNDSMALGALKVIEERKPSIKVASFDNIPAIRSYVKKGTVVATLDQFGAAQASYGIDYAMKMLDGESVSGWQKTKIELVTKSNVG, encoded by the coding sequence GTGAAAGGCAGAGTCGCAGTCACCGCGCTCGCCCTCGTCACCGCGCTGTCGCTGACGGCGTGCGGCCAGGAGGAGCAGCCGAAGGAGCCGCCCAAGGCCGAGGGCAAGCCCACGGTCTGCCTGGTGATGAAGTCCCTGGCGAACGAGTTCTTCCAGGACATGCAGAAGGGCGCCGAGGCCCACGTCAAGAAGCGCGGCGACGTCGAGCTCGACGTGAGCGGCATCCAGAACGAGACCGACGTCGACGGCCAGGTCGCGCTGATCGACAAGTGCATCACCCGGCAGGTGCAGGCGATCGTGCTGGCACCCGCCGACTCCAAGGCGCTCGTGCAGTCGGTCGCCAAGGCGTCGAAGGCCGGCATCAAGGTCGTCAACATCGACGTGCAGCTCGACCCGAAGGCGTTGGAGCAGGCCGGCGTCAAGGACGTCCCGTACGTCGGTCCCGACAACCGGCTCGGCGCGAAGCAGTCGGGCCTGGAGCTGGCCAAGGCGGTCGGCGAGGGCGGCAAGGTCGTGCTCCTCACCGGCAACCCGGGTGCCGACAACGCCAAGCAGCGCGAGCTCGGCTTCAAGGACGCGGTCAAGGAAGGCAAGCTCGAGCTCGTCTCGACCAAGACCGCGCACTGGGAGACCGACGAGGCCAACGCCATCTTCGGCAACATGCTCACCGCCGACCGCGACATCAAGGGCGTCATGGCGTCCAACGACTCCATGGCACTCGGCGCACTGAAGGTGATCGAGGAGCGCAAGCCGTCGATCAAGGTCGCGTCGTTCGACAACATCCCCGCGATCAGGTCCTACGTGAAGAAGGGCACGGTCGTCGCCACACTCGACCAGTTCGGCGCCGCCCAGGCGTCGTACGGCATCGACTACGCGATGAAGATGCTCGACGGCGAGTCGGTCTCCGGGTGGCAGAAGACGAAGATCGAGCTCGTCACCAAGTCCAACGTCGGCTAG
- the rbsD gene encoding D-ribose pyranase: MRRAGLWHPRLVEVLTATGHGDLVVVADAGLPVPRGVEAIDLLWRPDEPAFLPVLRAVLDECVVEHATLATELTDTTAREGLTSALGDIPVSHVSHDELKALSAHARVVVRTGSITPFTNAVLRCGVPF; the protein is encoded by the coding sequence GTGCGCCGTGCAGGACTCTGGCACCCGCGTCTCGTCGAGGTGCTCACCGCGACCGGCCACGGCGACCTCGTCGTCGTCGCCGACGCCGGGCTGCCCGTCCCCCGCGGCGTCGAGGCGATCGACCTGCTCTGGCGTCCGGACGAACCCGCGTTCCTGCCCGTCCTCCGCGCGGTGCTCGACGAGTGCGTCGTCGAGCACGCCACGCTCGCGACGGAGCTGACCGACACCACCGCCCGCGAGGGCCTGACGTCCGCGCTCGGCGACATCCCCGTGAGCCACGTCTCCCACGACGAGCTCAAGGCGCTGTCGGCGCACGCGCGTGTCGTCGTCCGCACCGGCTCCATCACTCCGTTCACCAACGCCGTCCTGCGTTGCGGAGTGCCGTTCTGA
- a CDS encoding substrate-binding domain-containing protein has product MVTRRDVARLAGTSEAVVSYVLNDGPRGVAPATKERVLAAVAELGYRPNAVARSLRMQRTMTFGLVVPDNSNPFFAELARSIEEVGFEYGYTMLLGNATDDEEREAAYVRTLLDRQVDGLMLAPSHGASTWTAELSEATVPRLVLDRELPIPNAAHVLVDNAAGGYAATRHLVEHGRRRIGCLAGIAGAHPTVDRVAGWQRALREADIDPAAMPLMHTPFGREHGYQGGRKLLAGSDSLDALFIASDEQAIGLLRAAAELGVKVPDDVAICSFDGIGASAYTVPSLTTVRQPLEEIGRYAVEWLVAQVADRDRPPSRVVLDTTLVLRGSCGCPEPTGDDSSSTDGTW; this is encoded by the coding sequence ATGGTCACCCGCCGCGACGTCGCCCGCCTCGCCGGCACGTCCGAGGCCGTCGTGAGCTACGTGCTCAACGACGGGCCGCGCGGTGTCGCGCCGGCGACGAAGGAGCGCGTGCTCGCGGCGGTCGCCGAGCTCGGCTACCGGCCCAACGCCGTCGCCAGGTCACTGCGCATGCAGCGCACAATGACGTTCGGCCTCGTCGTGCCCGACAACTCCAACCCGTTCTTCGCCGAGCTCGCCCGCAGCATCGAGGAGGTCGGCTTCGAGTACGGCTACACCATGCTGCTCGGCAACGCGACGGACGACGAGGAGCGCGAGGCGGCCTACGTCCGCACGTTGCTCGACCGCCAGGTCGACGGGCTCATGCTCGCGCCGTCGCACGGCGCCAGCACGTGGACGGCCGAGCTCTCCGAGGCGACGGTGCCGCGGCTCGTGCTCGACCGGGAGCTGCCGATCCCCAACGCCGCGCACGTGCTCGTCGACAACGCCGCGGGCGGTTACGCGGCCACCCGGCACCTCGTCGAGCACGGCCGCCGGCGCATCGGCTGCCTCGCCGGCATCGCCGGCGCGCACCCCACCGTCGACCGCGTGGCCGGGTGGCAGCGCGCCCTGCGCGAGGCCGACATCGATCCCGCGGCGATGCCCCTCATGCACACGCCGTTCGGTCGCGAGCACGGCTACCAGGGCGGCCGCAAGCTCCTCGCCGGCAGTGACTCGCTCGACGCGCTGTTCATCGCCAGCGACGAGCAGGCGATCGGGCTCTTGCGGGCAGCCGCCGAGCTCGGGGTGAAGGTACCCGACGACGTGGCGATCTGCTCGTTCGACGGCATCGGGGCGAGCGCGTACACCGTGCCCTCCCTCACGACCGTACGGCAGCCGCTCGAGGAGATCGGCCGCTACGCGGTCGAGTGGCTCGTCGCACAGGTCGCCGACCGCGACCGGCCGCCGAGCCGCGTCGTGCTCGACACGACACTCGTCCTCCGCGGCTCCTGCGGGTGCCCGGAGCCCACGGGTGACGACAGCTCCTCCACCGACGGGACGTGGTGA
- a CDS encoding nucleoside hydrolase, which produces MRLRRLLSLTVAAGAAAALALVSPVVTAAGAESGAAGEPRPKPARLIIDTDIFSDVDDAGALAVAHALADAGQVKLLAVMVDTPSRWGAPAVDAVNTYYGRGDIPVGTLKPVDNSTFEKDYAQVLAKRFPNSLRDGARAPDAVRLYRQVLARQPDHSVTIASVGFLTNLAGLLDSGPDRYSRLSGKALVAEKVKELVVMGGTFPEGREWNFFNDVAATKKVVDEWPTEQVYSGFEVGVSIMTGARLDQVSRKNPVRRGYEIYVGPGNDRESWDLTAVYYAIRGGDELFTESTEPGSVAVHADGSNAWVPEPDRDQRYLTKVAPDETIARVLEDLMLRPPARR; this is translated from the coding sequence ATGCGCCTTCGCCGTCTCCTGTCCCTCACCGTCGCCGCCGGCGCGGCGGCCGCGCTCGCGCTCGTCTCGCCCGTGGTCACCGCGGCGGGAGCCGAGTCGGGGGCGGCGGGCGAGCCGCGGCCGAAGCCGGCGCGGCTCATCATCGACACCGACATCTTCTCCGACGTCGACGACGCCGGGGCGCTGGCCGTGGCCCACGCCCTCGCCGACGCGGGACAGGTGAAGCTGCTCGCGGTCATGGTCGACACGCCGAGCCGTTGGGGGGCACCCGCGGTCGACGCGGTCAACACGTACTACGGTCGGGGAGACATCCCGGTCGGCACGTTGAAGCCGGTCGACAACAGCACATTCGAGAAGGACTACGCCCAGGTACTCGCGAAGCGATTCCCCAACTCGCTTCGGGACGGCGCCCGCGCCCCTGATGCCGTCCGGCTGTACCGGCAGGTCCTCGCCCGGCAGCCCGACCACAGCGTGACCATCGCCTCGGTCGGGTTCCTCACCAACCTGGCCGGCCTCCTGGACAGCGGGCCGGACAGGTACAGCCGGCTGTCCGGCAAGGCCCTCGTCGCGGAGAAGGTCAAGGAGCTCGTCGTCATGGGCGGCACGTTCCCCGAAGGCCGGGAGTGGAACTTCTTCAACGACGTCGCGGCGACCAAGAAGGTCGTCGACGAGTGGCCGACGGAGCAGGTGTACTCGGGCTTCGAGGTCGGCGTGAGCATCATGACCGGCGCGCGGCTCGACCAGGTCTCGCGGAAGAACCCGGTGCGCCGCGGGTACGAGATCTACGTCGGCCCCGGCAACGACAGGGAGAGCTGGGACCTCACCGCCGTCTACTACGCCATCCGCGGGGGCGACGAGCTGTTCACGGAGTCGACGGAGCCGGGATCGGTCGCGGTGCACGCCGACGGCTCCAACGCCTGGGTGCCCGAGCCCGACCGCGATCAGCGTTACCTGACGAAGGTCGCCCCGGACGAGACCATCGCCCGCGTGCTCGAAGACCTTATGCTGCGTCCACCTGCCCGCCGCTGA